Below is a window of Desmonostoc muscorum LEGE 12446 DNA.
CTGTCGAGGAGATAAACTTCTGGCACAGAAATACCAGAAGCGATCGCCATTTCTTCGACAATATTTAATAGTTGTCGTCCTTGTTCGTCGGCGGTTTCTGGTAGCAGGAGTCTTCCTCCCAACTCCTGAGCAATTATGCTTCCTCCCTCACGGAGATAGGCAATTTTGTATAAGCTTCCAAGAGCGATCGCAATTATTGTAATCCCAGCCACATAGAGAAATAATCCTGAATGCCACCAAATACGAGGAGCCATCCGAAACAGAAATAAAGTGGCAATATAAATAGCCACAATCATGACTGCGATGGATAGAGAAAACAACCCGATTAATTTTTGCGTATTTTGGCGTGCCCGATCCTGATGTTCAAAGAAATTCATAGACACCTAAAAAGACACGCGGGGAGCATTTCTCACTTCCGGATTCGCTTCGGGGAGCAATTCTGCAACAGTAAAATTAAAAGTATTTGCTACAAGGTTGCTGGGGAAAGATTCACTTTTGGTGTTGTAAAGTGTTACAGCATCATTAAAAGCTTGACGGGCAAAAGCAATGCGGTTTTCTGTGGAAGATAATTCTTCCATCACTTGACTGATAGTGCGATCGGCTTTCAATTCTGGATAAGATTCTGAAAGTACCATGAACCGACTTAACGCACCCGTCAGCGCTGCTTCCGCATTACCCAACTGCTGCATCGCTTGGGGATCGCCAGGATTTTGGACGGCGCGACTGTTAGCATTCATTGCAGAATTTCGAGCTGCAATCACCGCTTCTAAAGTTTCCCGCTCATGTTTCATGTATCCTTTGGCAGTTTCCACCAAATTAGGAATTAAATCATAACGGCGCTGTAATTGAACATCGATTTGAGAGTAAGCATTTTTGTAGCGGTTGCGATACTTTACTAAATCGTTGTAGCCATTAATTAGAATGAGAGCAACAATGGCAACTAAAGCCACAGAAAATATGAAAACTCCAATGGTACTCATAAATTTCAATCCATAAAACTTGCAGAAGAAAATTTCAACTATTTTGATGGAATAATCGAAATAGCTGGATATGACAATGAGTTTACTTGTAACAAGTTGGCTTCGTCGTCTGTAAAATTAATTACGCAAGTTTACTGAGCTAGATGAGTTGTAAGATTTTTCAATAACCGCAGAGTAGGGGCGCACAGCTGTGCGCCCCTCCACGTAATTGCAAACCGCTATAAATCCAATGCAGATAAATTACCTATAAATCTGTGTGAATAACGAATAACCGCTGACAGCAAAAATAAAAAGAA
It encodes the following:
- a CDS encoding LemA family protein, with the protein product MSTIGVFIFSVALVAIVALILINGYNDLVKYRNRYKNAYSQIDVQLQRRYDLIPNLVETAKGYMKHERETLEAVIAARNSAMNANSRAVQNPGDPQAMQQLGNAEAALTGALSRFMVLSESYPELKADRTISQVMEELSSTENRIAFARQAFNDAVTLYNTKSESFPSNLVANTFNFTVAELLPEANPEVRNAPRVSF